A window from Kovacikia minuta CCNUW1 encodes these proteins:
- a CDS encoding glycosyltransferase family 4 protein: MVTQSEKRLKILLISTSVGPLGSGIGGGVELTLHNIAKTLTQRNHEIRIVAPGGSVCGSFPVVEISGELQFTAQGEGRDALIALPKNSVLANMWDYARQVQDRYDVLVNFAYDWLPFYLTPFFPCPIAHLVSMGSLTDAMDQIIGQMAAQFPGTIGVHSRTQAETFSFADHCRVIGNGFDLSLYQFCPEPENVLGWVGRIAPEKGLEDAVAVAQETGIPLKIWGILQEVAYWHDICDQFPDAPVSYEGFLPTAELQHALGKCRALLMTPRWVEAFGNVVIESLACGVPVIAYRRGGPAEIIQDGKTGWLVEPDHIAGLVTAIAQLDQIDRHTCRQQVELDYSLEALGDRLEQWFGELLAGRELVIGGRW; encoded by the coding sequence ATGGTTACCCAATCCGAGAAGCGCCTGAAAATTCTGCTTATTTCTACTTCAGTGGGACCGTTGGGTTCTGGAATTGGAGGCGGGGTTGAGCTGACCCTGCACAACATTGCTAAAACGCTGACTCAACGCAATCACGAGATTAGGATTGTGGCTCCGGGCGGTTCTGTGTGTGGCTCCTTTCCCGTGGTTGAAATTTCCGGAGAGCTGCAATTTACTGCCCAGGGTGAAGGACGCGATGCGCTGATCGCCCTGCCAAAAAACTCAGTCTTGGCAAACATGTGGGACTACGCTCGCCAGGTTCAGGATCGGTACGATGTTTTGGTTAACTTTGCCTACGACTGGCTACCCTTTTACCTGACGCCATTTTTCCCGTGTCCGATCGCCCATCTGGTCAGTATGGGGTCACTCACAGATGCAATGGATCAAATCATTGGGCAGATGGCGGCTCAGTTTCCCGGCACGATCGGTGTTCATAGTCGAACCCAGGCAGAAACCTTTTCCTTTGCAGATCACTGTCGTGTGATTGGAAATGGCTTTGATTTGTCTCTTTACCAATTCTGTCCCGAACCTGAAAATGTTTTGGGATGGGTCGGTCGGATTGCCCCTGAAAAGGGTTTGGAAGATGCCGTTGCGGTTGCCCAGGAAACAGGTATTCCCTTGAAAATTTGGGGGATACTGCAAGAGGTAGCTTACTGGCATGATATCTGCGATCAGTTTCCCGATGCGCCTGTCAGTTATGAAGGCTTTTTGCCCACGGCTGAGCTGCAACATGCCCTTGGAAAGTGTCGAGCTTTGCTGATGACGCCCCGCTGGGTGGAAGCCTTTGGCAATGTCGTAATTGAATCCCTCGCCTGTGGAGTTCCGGTGATTGCCTATCGTCGGGGAGGGCCAGCGGAGATTATTCAAGATGGCAAAACGGGCTGGCTAGTGGAGCCGGACCACATTGCCGGGTTGGTGACAGCGATCGCCCAGCTTGACCAGATTGATCGCCACACCTGCCGCCAGCAAGTTGAATTAGACTACTCCCTGGAGGCGTTGGGCGATCGTCTGGAGCAATGGTTTGGAGAACTTTTGGCAGGGAGGGAATTGGTGATAGGTGGTCGGTGGTAG
- a CDS encoding DMT family transporter, whose amino-acid sequence MQPPDWQIALVLAIGVSAASTAAILVRLAIAAAGVSGVGFSLVLAASRLSLAAIVLLPTGQKIYVQRPTPVALGYAAAAGMALAIHFATWITSLSYTSIAASTTLVTTSPIWVALLSWFWSGEKPSRLTLLGTGIALAGSLLIGLGGGDSNSTGTDPLLGNGLALMGALAASIYFLLGREAQRQGLSTGHYATVAYSTAAIVLLPLPLLVGATYTGYTPLTYVYMGLIAFVPQLIGHTSLNWSVRWVSPTLVTLVILFEPVASSILGYWLFGEIPGALVLVGAMVLLVGVAIAAIKRSAKKG is encoded by the coding sequence ATGCAGCCACCCGACTGGCAGATTGCTCTTGTTTTAGCGATTGGGGTATCGGCGGCTTCAACCGCAGCAATTCTGGTTCGGTTGGCGATCGCTGCGGCAGGAGTTTCGGGCGTTGGGTTTAGTTTGGTGCTGGCAGCCTCGCGACTATCCCTGGCGGCGATCGTCCTCCTGCCCACGGGGCAAAAAATTTATGTTCAGCGCCCCACTCCTGTCGCATTGGGGTATGCCGCCGCTGCCGGGATGGCGCTGGCAATTCACTTTGCCACCTGGATTACGTCTCTTTCCTATACCTCGATCGCCGCTTCTACAACCCTGGTTACCACAAGTCCGATTTGGGTCGCCCTGCTCTCCTGGTTTTGGTCCGGAGAAAAACCCAGTCGGTTGACCTTGCTGGGGACTGGTATCGCTCTGGCTGGCAGCCTTCTGATTGGGTTAGGAGGGGGTGATTCCAATAGCACGGGAACCGATCCACTGCTAGGAAACGGGTTGGCATTGATGGGTGCCCTGGCTGCCAGCATTTACTTCTTACTGGGACGGGAAGCACAACGGCAGGGATTGAGCACTGGTCACTATGCCACCGTGGCATATAGTACGGCAGCGATCGTCCTCCTGCCCCTGCCATTGCTTGTCGGCGCAACCTATACAGGCTATACCCCGCTGACCTATGTCTACATGGGGCTGATAGCGTTCGTTCCCCAATTGATCGGGCATACCAGTCTGAATTGGTCAGTTCGGTGGGTATCCCCAACCCTGGTAACGCTGGTTATTCTGTTTGAACCGGTTGCTTCCAGCATTTTGGGCTACTGGTTATTTGGTGAAATACCAGGAGCGCTCGTACTGGTGGGGGCAATGGTCCTTCTTGTAGGAGTGGCGATCGCGGCAATTAAAAGATCAGCGAAAAAGGGATAG
- a CDS encoding class I SAM-dependent methyltransferase, whose translation MPSLNEQIQQFYDASSSLWEQIWGEHMHHGYYGADGTQKKERRQAQIDLIEELLRWAEIQQAQQILDVGCGIGGSSLYLAEKFNAHAIGITLSPVQAKRATERAEAAGMTDGRRRRNGGTRGDGDFSIRALRVFPPPPGSISGCRRLEYAVCGSIL comes from the coding sequence ATGCCTTCACTGAATGAACAAATTCAACAATTTTATGATGCCTCCTCCAGTTTGTGGGAACAGATTTGGGGAGAGCATATGCATCATGGCTACTATGGAGCGGATGGAACCCAAAAGAAAGAACGGCGGCAGGCACAGATTGACTTAATTGAGGAACTGTTGCGCTGGGCGGAAATTCAACAGGCACAACAAATTTTGGATGTCGGCTGTGGAATTGGTGGAAGTTCGCTCTACCTGGCGGAAAAGTTCAATGCCCACGCGATCGGGATTACCCTCAGTCCGGTGCAGGCAAAACGGGCAACGGAGCGGGCTGAAGCAGCAGGCATGACAGACGGGAGGAGACGCAGGAACGGGGGGACACGGGGAGACGGAGATTTCTCCATCCGCGCGCTCCGCGTCTTCCCACCGCCCCCTGGCTCAATTTCAGGTTGCCGACGCCTTGAAT
- a CDS encoding TrkH family potassium uptake protein: MTVSRTICLGFLAVIAAGTLLLTFPISVSDGLWGWDHVIVALFTATSAVCVTGHIVVDTGTYFSTFGQLVILALIQVGGLGYMTATTFLLLLVGRRFSLRDKVAMQEALDRTGMQGLAQVIRSIIATTLIFEITGAFLLLFVFSPKYGLDRGLWLAIFHSVSAWNNAGFSLFADSLMSYQSSLLLNLVIPGLIIFGGIGYEVIFEMYLWLRDRLQRRPQQAILSLNFKVAVSTTLLLLLLGTVAFFLVELRNPQTLGSVDLSTELMAAWFQSVTPRTAGFNTIDIGKMTTAGLFITIALMFIGGSPGGTAGGIKTTTLRVLTSCTKAILYEREEVNLYARQIPLSLILKAVAVAVGSFATVVGMTILISLSDPEVNFIQILFEVVSAFATVGLSTGITAGLSTFAKLILVATMYIGRVGVLLFMAAILGDPKPSFVRFPEENLLVG, from the coding sequence ATGACCGTTTCTCGAACCATTTGCCTGGGATTTTTAGCCGTTATCGCTGCTGGAACTTTGTTGCTGACGTTTCCCATCTCCGTCAGCGACGGACTTTGGGGCTGGGATCATGTCATTGTCGCCCTTTTTACTGCAACCTCTGCGGTATGCGTCACTGGACACATTGTTGTAGATACGGGTACCTATTTTTCAACTTTCGGACAATTGGTTATCCTGGCGCTGATTCAGGTGGGCGGACTGGGCTACATGACAGCAACGACATTCCTATTATTGTTAGTAGGTCGCCGATTTAGTTTACGGGATAAGGTGGCGATGCAGGAAGCCCTGGATCGGACAGGAATGCAGGGATTGGCGCAAGTGATCCGATCGATTATTGCAACAACGCTTATTTTTGAGATTACTGGAGCATTTTTGTTGCTGTTCGTGTTTAGCCCCAAATATGGGCTGGATAGGGGATTGTGGCTGGCAATTTTTCACAGTGTCAGTGCCTGGAATAATGCTGGATTTAGTCTTTTTGCTGATAGCCTGATGAGTTATCAATCTTCTTTACTGCTGAATTTGGTGATTCCGGGATTAATCATTTTCGGCGGGATTGGCTACGAAGTGATCTTCGAGATGTATTTGTGGCTGCGCGATCGACTGCAACGTAGACCTCAACAGGCAATTCTATCGCTCAATTTTAAGGTAGCCGTTAGCACCACGTTGCTTCTATTGCTGCTCGGTACGGTTGCATTTTTTCTGGTGGAACTTCGCAATCCCCAAACGCTTGGTTCTGTAGACCTTTCAACCGAGCTGATGGCTGCCTGGTTCCAATCCGTTACCCCCAGAACAGCCGGATTCAATACGATTGACATCGGGAAAATGACCACAGCGGGTTTGTTTATCACCATTGCGCTCATGTTCATTGGTGGCAGCCCTGGAGGAACGGCAGGGGGAATTAAAACGACCACCCTGCGGGTTCTCACCAGTTGCACGAAGGCAATTTTGTACGAGCGGGAAGAGGTCAACCTGTATGCACGGCAAATCCCCCTGTCGCTGATACTGAAAGCGGTTGCAGTTGCGGTTGGGTCCTTCGCCACGGTCGTGGGTATGACAATCCTGATATCCCTATCTGACCCTGAGGTCAACTTTATTCAGATTCTGTTTGAGGTAGTATCTGCCTTTGCCACCGTGGGGCTTTCAACTGGAATCACAGCGGGTTTGAGCACCTTTGCCAAATTGATTCTGGTTGCCACCATGTACATTGGTCGGGTTGGCGTGTTGCTATTTATGGCAGCCATTTTGGGAGATCCCAAGCCCAGTTTCGTTCGCTTTCCCGAAGAAAACCTGCTGGTAGGATGA